ACGCTATATATTCCAGTGATTTAAGCCGCGCTTATGAAACAGCATTATATATTGCTCAACCTCATCATATGACGGTAAATAAAATTCCCGAACTTAGAGAAATTCATTTTGGCGAATGGGAAGGATTAACAAAAGAAGAGATTATTAATTTAAAAAAATATGATTTTATCCGTTGGAAAAATTCACCCCATTCTACAGAATTTCCGGGTGAAGGCAGTCTTGTAAAAGTACAGCAGCGTGTTATGAAAGGAATTCAGGCAATTCTTAATAGACATCGAAATGAAAATATAGTTATTGTTTCCCACGGTGCATCTCTTAAAATTATTATTTTATCCCTTTTGGGCATGGATTTATCTTTTTATCGCCATTTTTGGCTGGGTAATACCTCCTTAAGTATTATTGAAATCCGTAAGGATAGAAATGTTTTAAGCTTATTAAATGATATGAGTCATTTGGAGGATTGAGAGAGTGAATTTGTTGTCAAATAATAAAAGGGTAATTGTAGTGGGCGGTGGCGCTGCGGGAATGATGGCGGCGGGTACTGCCGGAAGTCGAGGGTTAGACGTTACTTTAATTGAAAAGAACAATAGACTGGGTAAAAAATTACTTATAACCGGTAAAGGCAGATGTAATATAACGAATAATACAGACGTCGATGGATTGATTCAGAATGTTCCGGTGAATGGAAATTTTTTATATAGCGCTTTTTATACTTTTTCAAATAATGATCTGATGAATTTATTTCAGGAATTAGGATTAAAACTAAAAATTGAGCGGGGAGGAAGGGTTTTTCCGGAGTCTGATAAGGCTGGCGATGTAGTAAAGGCTCTTGAAAAATATCTTCGTATAAATAACGTAAATGTCATCAATGGTGAAGTTATAAAAATTCTTACAGATAATGGACAAGTTATAGGCATACTGCTCAAAGATGGGCGTAAATTCTTGGGTGAGAGTGTAATTATTGCAACGGGAGGAATGTCTTATCCCGGGACCGGTTCTACCGGAGACGGTTATCATTTTGCGAAACAGCTTGGACATACGGTTACACCGCTAAAGCCCTCTTTAGTACCTCTTGAAGTAAATGAGGAGTGGGTAAAAGAACTGCAGGGATTATCACTAAAGAACATTTCTATTACTGTCTTAAATAGCAGTGACAAGAAAGTGTACAATGATTTTGGTGAAATGCTGTTTACTCATTTTGGTGTGTCCGGACCGGTTATATTAAGTGCCAGTTCACATATGAAAGACATTGAAAAGCAGCAATACCGTTTGATCATTGACCTGAAACCGGCACTGTCACAAGAACAACTGGATAAAAGAATTCAAAGGGACTTTGAAAAATACTCACGAAAACACTATTCAAATTCATTAGATGAACTGCTCCCACAAAAGTTAATTCCTGTAGCCGTAAAATTATCTGCTATACCGGGAGATAAACCTGTTAATCAAATCACTAAAGAAGAGCGGCGAAATCTGGTGAATTTGTTAAAAGGTCTTACATTGCACATCACCAGGTTCAGGCCTATCAAAGAGGCAATTGTAACTTCCGGCGGTGTACACGTTGATGAAATTAACCCTGGAACCATGGAATCAAAAAAAGTTAAAGGATTGTATTTTGCAGGAGAAGTTATTGATGTTGACGCATATACAGGCGGATTTAATTTACAAATAGCATTTTCAACAGGCTACCTGGCCGGGCTTTACTGCTAGATAAGTAAATCTTGTGTATTTTTTCCCTGCTTTGTGCATAATATACTATGAATAATCATTCTGGTAAATTTGTGCCTACAGGAGGGATTAAGATGAAGTTTAAAAAAATCAGGAGTTTTTTTTATGCCATTGGAACGATGAATATCATTAATAAAAAAACTGAAAGATTCTTAGCCCTACTTTCATTAGTATGTATTTTTATTTTGATAATTGCACAAATAGGTCTTGTAAATGAAACTACAAGGACTTTTTTTACCGATATAGATAAATACGAGGGAGTAAATATAAATAACCTTCATGATGTATTTAAACAAGGAGAGTTATCATTAAAATTAATCGGTATGGAACCAAATAATAATATAAAGGTATTATTGAATGGCACTCCTGCATATGAATTTAAATCTGATACACTAAATATAAAAGCAAGAAATAATTGTTTGATTGAAATAGATGGCACAAAAATAAAATCACCTTTTAAAGTTAAAATTGTGAGTATTAGTGAAAATATCTCTACACCATGTAAAGACAAAGAAATTGAAGTAAATTCCAATATTCAGGTACTAACGAGAATTTTTTTAAAATAATATTGTACCATCATCATGGTTACTATATAATATATTCAAATATTATATATAGGAGTTTACATATGAAAAATTTCGGAAGTAAAGATATAGCCAGTGCAGCAATAAAACTTTCGCTGACTGTCGATAGACAGGAAGAAAAAAACTTACAAGCGGAACTCTTAAAATTAGGAATACGTAGTGCTGCTGTTGACTATGGGGGAGAGTTTATCAGCTCGGTAATGAAAATGGTTGAAAGGGCGGTAGTATCTGCTAAGCGGGAGGGAGTAATTAATGATTCCCATGCGGAAGAAGGGGCCGTTGCCGGCGCTACACGAGAAGCCCTGTCACAGATTATGAATAAAGCAATTGGACTGAATGTCGGCGGGAAAATTGGAATTGCACGATATAATGATCATGTTAGCGTAGCTATATTTTTTGGAATAGGACTTCTACATTTGAATGAAATAGCCATTGGATTAGGTCATAGAGTTGTATAGAAAGCGGGGGGTTTAGTATGACTGTCAGGGCTATAAGAGGTGCAGTAACAGTAGATAATAATACCAAAGAAGAAATCATTTTATATACCAAGCAGCTATTAAAAGAAATGATTATGTTAAATAATATTGATATAAATGACATGATTAGTATCTTTTTTACTACTACCAAAGACATTAATGCCACTTTTCCATCAGTTGCTGCCAGGGAATTAGGATTAACCAACGTGCCGCTAATGTGTGCTTCAGAAATAGATGTTCCCGGTAGTTTGCAAAAATGCATAAGAGTAATGGTACACTTAAATACTGATAAAAACCTGGATGAAATAATTCATGTTTATCTAAGGGATGCAAAAAAATTGAGACCAGATCTTGTAAATAATCAATAATTAAGTTTGATACGGGC
This is a stretch of genomic DNA from Petroclostridium xylanilyticum. It encodes these proteins:
- a CDS encoding NAD(P)/FAD-dependent oxidoreductase; the protein is MNLLSNNKRVIVVGGGAAGMMAAGTAGSRGLDVTLIEKNNRLGKKLLITGKGRCNITNNTDVDGLIQNVPVNGNFLYSAFYTFSNNDLMNLFQELGLKLKIERGGRVFPESDKAGDVVKALEKYLRINNVNVINGEVIKILTDNGQVIGILLKDGRKFLGESVIIATGGMSYPGTGSTGDGYHFAKQLGHTVTPLKPSLVPLEVNEEWVKELQGLSLKNISITVLNSSDKKVYNDFGEMLFTHFGVSGPVILSASSHMKDIEKQQYRLIIDLKPALSQEQLDKRIQRDFEKYSRKHYSNSLDELLPQKLIPVAVKLSAIPGDKPVNQITKEERRNLVNLLKGLTLHITRFRPIKEAIVTSGGVHVDEINPGTMESKKVKGLYFAGEVIDVDAYTGGFNLQIAFSTGYLAGLYC
- a CDS encoding HutP family protein, whose product is MKNFGSKDIASAAIKLSLTVDRQEEKNLQAELLKLGIRSAAVDYGGEFISSVMKMVERAVVSAKREGVINDSHAEEGAVAGATREALSQIMNKAIGLNVGGKIGIARYNDHVSVAIFFGIGLLHLNEIAIGLGHRVV
- a CDS encoding DUF5359 family protein codes for the protein MKFKKIRSFFYAIGTMNIINKKTERFLALLSLVCIFILIIAQIGLVNETTRTFFTDIDKYEGVNINNLHDVFKQGELSLKLIGMEPNNNIKVLLNGTPAYEFKSDTLNIKARNNCLIEIDGTKIKSPFKVKIVSISENISTPCKDKEIEVNSNIQVLTRIFLK
- a CDS encoding histidine phosphatase family protein, with the translated sequence MSKLFLIRHGLTEWNKLNKFQGSSNTLLCEEGIEQAKKLADRLKPYKFDAIYSSDLSRAYETALYIAQPHHMTVNKIPELREIHFGEWEGLTKEEIINLKKYDFIRWKNSPHSTEFPGEGSLVKVQQRVMKGIQAILNRHRNENIVIVSHGASLKIIILSLLGMDLSFYRHFWLGNTSLSIIEIRKDRNVLSLLNDMSHLED
- the aroH gene encoding chorismate mutase, with the translated sequence MTVRAIRGAVTVDNNTKEEIILYTKQLLKEMIMLNNIDINDMISIFFTTTKDINATFPSVAARELGLTNVPLMCASEIDVPGSLQKCIRVMVHLNTDKNLDEIIHVYLRDAKKLRPDLVNNQ